The Psychrobacillus sp. FSL K6-4046 DNA window TGTCTATCCTATTTTCAACTAAAAATTTTAGGGGTAAGCTTGGTCTTATCCTGGAAAAGCGTCATATAGCAAAATATGAAAGAAAACAATTGAATCCTACTAAGAAGAAGGCATTTAAGAAAAAGCATTCTATTCTTATTGCTGAGCTCAACGATATCCACATCAAAGCCCCCAATTGTAACTTTAAAAGTATTTCTAACACAGAGATATGGTCAGGTAACCGACAAAGATTCCTTCTCAATTACCTTCGAGGTTTCGAGGGCTATCATTCTGGAAATCCCCAAAACACTTTTTGGATCAATTCAACATCGCTTTATATTGATGAACTAAATCATAAAGAAAAGCTATCTGAAGGAACTCTATTTATAGAAGGGTGGGAGTCTGAGGAGCTAGAAAAGATACTATGCTTTACACAAACAAACTACAGAGTACGGAATATATTAGTACGTGTTAATAAAGACAACAAAAATCAAATCAAAAAATTAATGCTTTTTGGATTTCAAATTAGAGATAAGATTTTGATTCCTAGCTAGGAGAAGGTTTTTTCTCTGCGTGCAAAGTCTAATTACTAGGCTTGACCCACAAATAGAAGGAGTCGACTTTTGATTGGAGGGCAGAGTGGAGACTTTCAACGAGAATAGTGCGAGCTGAAGATCCAGGAGAGCACATATCGTTACTTTAATAGAAAAAACTTTAGACAAAACATCACAATTCCTGGTGTTTATCTAAAGTTTGGAGCGACTAATTATTGATTAGTCGCTTCTTTGCTTTTACTTAGCCTATTCAACTGTACAATCTCAGCATCCTCATTCTTATGACCGGTTATTAAATCTCTCAATATATGAGATCCGAGCATACTATAAACGGTTCCGTTTCCACCATAACCTAATAGGTAATAATGATTTTCTTTCGTTGGATGTTCTCCAATGAATGGAAGATTATCAGTAGATTCTCCAAAAGTCGCAGCATATGCATAATCAATGCTTATATCGTATTGGGGGAATAGTTCTTTTGCTTGGAAAAGAAGATTTTCTACTCTCTTCATCATCAGCTCTTCCGATTGTGGTGCCTCAGGTTGGTCTTTGTCCATACCACCTATAATTAATCTACCTTCTTTGCATGTACGAGCGTATAAGTAAGGTCGCTTTGTCTCCCATATTAAAGCTTTTTCATGCCAGCCACTTAAATTACTAATAGGATTGCTGACGAACACATAAGAATGATTGATATCAGCTCCCCTACGTTTTCCAACAGGGACATCCTCATATCCAGTCGTATATACAACTTTTTTAGCATAGAACGATTTTCCAGTTGTTCGAACTTCCAGATCATCATCTCTATCTATCACATTTATAACTTCTGTATATGGATATAGATGAACGTCTAGCTCTTCCGCTTTTCGAAGAACCCCCTGTACAAACTTTAACGGGTTAACCTCTGCGTCACCTAAAGTTAGTAGGGCGCCATCCTTGGAAAAGGAAAATTTTTTGGCTATCTCGTTTCTTCCTAAATAATCACAAGGAAAGTTATATTTTTGAAGTGTTATGTATTCCGCCTTTAGCTTCTCGACATCATTTTCTTCGCTAGCAAAACACAGGCTAGGGCGTCGTATAAAATCCGAATCCTCATCGAGACTTTTAGCCACAAGCTCTAATTCATCCATTGCTTCATAACAGAGCTGATAAAAGCGAACAGCATCCTTTTCGCCGATTTGGTCAATTAGTTCATGAAGCATAATGTCATTTGAATACTGAAGTAATCCTGTATTCGCACTAGTGCTGCCGGTACCCATCATACGTTTATCTAATACTGCAACCTTCAATCCTGTATTCGCAAGCGATAGCGCAGTTAAGGAGCCAGACATTCCTCCACCGACAATAACGACATCGTATATATCTAAAGGCTCAATGAATGTTGGAGTAAATGGTTTTGTTGTAGTTGGCCAATAAAGAGACCCGTTATGTAGATTCATATGTACCTCCAAAGAGTTTTTTAGAATTATATACCCTTAATTTTTATTTTCAATCCATGTTATAATAATATGTGATAAAAGTATTAAACTGCTTGTTTAGGTGCTTTTAATAAACTAAAGGATGATGTATATGACACAGGAAAAACCTCGTGTATTAGTTATAGATGGTATGGCATTATTATTCCGTTCTTTCTTTGCAACTGCTATGTCAGGAAACTATTTTAAAAATGAAAAGGGGATTCCAACGAATGCAGTACAGGGCTTTGCTCGTCATGTATTGGCAGCACAGGAGCTAATGAACCCTACTCATATGGCGGTTTGCTGGGATAAAGGAATGAAAACGTTTAGAAATGATTTATTTGATGGGTATAAAGCGAATCGGCCAAAGCCAGCAGAGGAGATGATTCCTCAATTTGATATGGCCCAGGAGCTGTCGGAGCATTTAGGATGGCAAAACTTTGGGATAGTTGGAATGGAAGCAGACGATACGATTGCATCTATCACACATAAATGGAAAGACGAAGCCCATTTCACGATTGTCAGTGGCGATAAGGATTTACTTCAGCTTTTAGATCCTTCTACTGAAATTGCATTCACGAAAAAGGGCTTTACGATATATGACTACTATAATCATGAAAGATTCACAGATGAATACGGTATCTCTCCACTGCAGTTCCCGGATGTGAAGGCTTTTATGGGAGATTCCAGTGATGGCTATGCAGGTGTGAAGGGTATTGGACCGAAAACTGCTCTTCAGCTTATACAAGCCTATGGTTCAGTTGAAAAGGTAATAGACTCACTGCATCTCTTAACAAAGGGACAGCGAACAAAAATTGAGGCTGATTTAGAAATGCTTCACTTATCGAAGCAGCTTGCTACCATCAGTAGAGATGTACCAATTGAAGCGGAGCTCGATCACTTAGTCATACCGAATATTGATACGAACAAATTCGATTTTTTATATGAGCATGGCTACACTATTTTAGCTCGTCAGCTGCAAGGGAAACAGAAGCCGGTGGGACAACTTTAATAAATGTGAGGATAGGGGCATTTTCTGTATATTTTATCTTGCGTATAGAACTTTCTCGTCCTCTTCCACCATTATCATGAACGATTAAATAGAGTTCATCGTTATTTTTTTCATACCCAATTAATGGTACCCAGTGATAGGAAAAAGAGAATTTCTGTTTCCATTTAAAAGAAAAATATTTATCAAACTTTAATGCCACTGGTCTACCTTGTTGCAGCTCACCTAAGGACTCCTCTATGGAGCATTTTTGGATTGTCCAACCAGGACCAAGAAGCTTTTTTAATCGCCTAATAAATCGATATGTAAATAGACCGATTCTTGTTCCTTTTAAATGTTTATACAAATCGTTAGGAATGTAGGAGTGGTTCGGTAAAAGATAGTTTAGGAGCACATATACTGTGACCGGTCCACATGCAGAAGATTGTAGCTTTGGATTAATGGAAACATCGTACTGGGAAAAGCCTTTAACCGGCAATTGGATTTTCAAGTTAATTCTCCTTTCTGGTTACTATATACAGTACGTTTATGTTACCCTAAAAGTTTTTACTAAAAGCATTAAATTAAGTTAATTTCCTAAATAACGTTTTCCATTTTTAACACGAACAATTATTTGATTGAATGCGGCATGATAGACAAGGCGTTGCAATTAGACTTGTGTATCAGTCGCTAGCAGAACGGTTTCCAGTAGCTAAAATCAATTATTGTTCGTGTTTTTTATATAAATAGCAATTCTAATTTAATTACTAAGGGGATGGATGGTTTGATTAGAGTATTAGAGGAAACGGATTTTGAGGCAGCAGCTGACCTAGCGTCTATGGCATATCCAGGAATGGGCATTCAGTCAGAGGAAAAGAAGAAGGAATATGAGGAAAGACTGAAACGAGAGCAAAGGGAAGAAAACGGTATTCTTTTTTATGGAAGCTTTAACGCGAAAGAAGAATTAGTAGGAATCTACCGACGAAGTGATTTTGAATGTAATATTAATGGTGAGTTTCAACGTCTATTTGGGATAGGCATGGTGGCAGTACATATTTTACATAAGAAGGAAAAGGTAGCATTTGAGCTGTTGAACCATTTTCACCAAGAAGCAAGAAAGGAAAATGTGGCTCTTGTGGCTCTATATCCTTTTAGCTCTAGTTTTTACCGCAAAATGGGCTATGGCTACGGTCCATTAAAGTACGAGTTTAGGATAAAACCGGGTGCTTTAAATAGTAATGGACAGAAGGACTTGGTAGAGCTGTTATCTCCTACAGATGTAGAAGAAATTACAGTCTTATATAACCACTTTGCCCAAATGCATCATGGTATGATCAAACGGACATGGAGTGAGCGTCAGCATATTAAAAATGCAGCATCTCGTTATGTAGGGGTCCGAGAAGACGGCAAGCTGATAGGGGCCTTGGCTTTTAGCCTTCAGCCAGTGAAGGATAGTCACTTCCTGCATCAAAATATGATGATTCATGAGTGGGTATGGAGTAGCCAGAAGGGCTTTAAGCAGCTAGAGGCATGGGTTCATTCCCAGCAGGACCAGGTTGATCGAATCATATATGGAACGAACAACCCCGCATTTGTTTATAGCTTAAACAATCCACCAAATGACTCTAATCACTTAATACCTAGTGTCTATCATGAGGTGGCCACCACTGGATCGGGTTTAATGTATCGGATTTCAGATATTCCACTCTTTTTTAAGCAAATGCATTTTCAAACACTTCGCAAGCCAGCCGGCCAACCAGAAATTATTGTGAAGGTCGAGGACACCTTTATCGAGGAGCAGTCAGGCTTTTATAAGCTTTCATTTTTGGGTGGAGAATGGGATATTGAAAAAGTTGGAGAGAATATCGGTCAGGTGAATATCGAAATAGGAATTCAAGATTTAAGTGCATGGTGGATGGGCTGTGTATCGATTAAGGATTTGGATAGCTATGGTGAAGTAGTAGTGAAGGGTTGTAGCCCAGAGGATTTAGATGACTGGTTTAAGCCACGAAAAGCACCAATTTGTATGACAAATTTTTAAGTTAACATGATAAAAAAGACAAAGGGAGATGCGAGAACAATTTCTCGTTTCCTTTGTCGCTAGAAAAAAGGTTTAGGAGAAATCCCTAATCCTTTTTTTATTTAGAAGCGATTGTTTTATTGGATTCTTGCAGTAGGCGGTTCAATGCTTCTCGGAAATTTTTATATGTTTCGATATTAACATGTAGATCTGCATGGACAATTTCTCGAATAAATTTTGGGTTAAAGCCAACATAGATTGGACGGATTCCCATTAAACGAAGAGAGCTATTCAGTCGGGATATAGATATGGCCAATTCATTGTAATCGAATTCCTCAATATGCTCCACAGTTACCCCGGTAAAATCGAAAATAGCGTGTTCTACTTCTTTATGCTCGCCAATATATTGTAGTGTTTCCGTCTCAATATTTTCAAACCGTTCCTTATACATATAGCCGGCAATCGGCATCAAAATTGTTTTAGGCACAATAGATGGAATGATTGGGGTTGACATTGCTTTTATAATTCGTTCATAGTAAGCGACTTTCTCTTTTAATTCCAGAATTTCGTTATCTTGCGACAAATATAACACCTCTGTTTTTCTTATTATGGTAAGAAAGTAGAAGAGGACTGTCGTTAAGAGCAGTCCTATTTCCTTTCATACTTTCTAAGGTTACCTTGGCTTATTCTAAAGAAAGTATAGACTATTCAGTTTTGAATATTATGCCTATATGTAGCTGTTCTAAATAGTATCTATTTAGTTTGCGCTTGTAAAAATTCTTCTACCTGGTCCGGTGTTTTCGCATTTGCACTATGCAGGTGAGCTTTTTTCTCGCCGTTTTGGTATATAAGTAGGCTAGGAATCCCCATTACTTCATATTTTTCAGCGATTTCAGGTAGCTCGTCACGATTTACTTCATACCATGCGTAATTATTATACTTTTCCATGATAGGATCGATAAACATTTC harbors:
- a CDS encoding thioredoxin family protein, which translates into the protein MKKITTTEQFNEIISGDQEVLVKFEAGWCPDCRRMEMFIDPIMEKYNNYAWYEVNRDELPEIAEKYEVMGIPSLLIYQNGEKKAHLHSANAKTPDQVEEFLQAQTK
- a CDS encoding C39 family peptidase — encoded protein: MKIQLPVKGFSQYDVSINPKLQSSACGPVTVYVLLNYLLPNHSYIPNDLYKHLKGTRIGLFTYRFIRRLKKLLGPGWTIQKCSIEESLGELQQGRPVALKFDKYFSFKWKQKFSFSYHWVPLIGYEKNNDELYLIVHDNGGRGRESSIRKIKYTENAPILTFIKVVPPASVSLAADELK
- a CDS encoding GNAT family N-acetyltransferase, encoding MIRVLEETDFEAAADLASMAYPGMGIQSEEKKKEYEERLKREQREENGILFYGSFNAKEELVGIYRRSDFECNINGEFQRLFGIGMVAVHILHKKEKVAFELLNHFHQEARKENVALVALYPFSSSFYRKMGYGYGPLKYEFRIKPGALNSNGQKDLVELLSPTDVEEITVLYNHFAQMHHGMIKRTWSERQHIKNAASRYVGVREDGKLIGALAFSLQPVKDSHFLHQNMMIHEWVWSSQKGFKQLEAWVHSQQDQVDRIIYGTNNPAFVYSLNNPPNDSNHLIPSVYHEVATTGSGLMYRISDIPLFFKQMHFQTLRKPAGQPEIIVKVEDTFIEEQSGFYKLSFLGGEWDIEKVGENIGQVNIEIGIQDLSAWWMGCVSIKDLDSYGEVVVKGCSPEDLDDWFKPRKAPICMTNF
- a CDS encoding FAD-dependent oxidoreductase; translated protein: MNLHNGSLYWPTTTKPFTPTFIEPLDIYDVVIVGGGMSGSLTALSLANTGLKVAVLDKRMMGTGSTSANTGLLQYSNDIMLHELIDQIGEKDAVRFYQLCYEAMDELELVAKSLDEDSDFIRRPSLCFASEENDVEKLKAEYITLQKYNFPCDYLGRNEIAKKFSFSKDGALLTLGDAEVNPLKFVQGVLRKAEELDVHLYPYTEVINVIDRDDDLEVRTTGKSFYAKKVVYTTGYEDVPVGKRRGADINHSYVFVSNPISNLSGWHEKALIWETKRPYLYARTCKEGRLIIGGMDKDQPEAPQSEELMMKRVENLLFQAKELFPQYDISIDYAYAATFGESTDNLPFIGEHPTKENHYYLLGYGGNGTVYSMLGSHILRDLITGHKNEDAEIVQLNRLSKSKEATNQ
- a CDS encoding STAS domain-containing protein, which produces MSQDNEILELKEKVAYYERIIKAMSTPIIPSIVPKTILMPIAGYMYKERFENIETETLQYIGEHKEVEHAIFDFTGVTVEHIEEFDYNELAISISRLNSSLRLMGIRPIYVGFNPKFIREIVHADLHVNIETYKNFREALNRLLQESNKTIASK
- a CDS encoding 5'-3' exonuclease, translated to MTQEKPRVLVIDGMALLFRSFFATAMSGNYFKNEKGIPTNAVQGFARHVLAAQELMNPTHMAVCWDKGMKTFRNDLFDGYKANRPKPAEEMIPQFDMAQELSEHLGWQNFGIVGMEADDTIASITHKWKDEAHFTIVSGDKDLLQLLDPSTEIAFTKKGFTIYDYYNHERFTDEYGISPLQFPDVKAFMGDSSDGYAGVKGIGPKTALQLIQAYGSVEKVIDSLHLLTKGQRTKIEADLEMLHLSKQLATISRDVPIEAELDHLVIPNIDTNKFDFLYEHGYTILARQLQGKQKPVGQL